The Penicillium psychrofluorescens genome assembly, chromosome: 2 nucleotide sequence CAGTCGTTCTTTTGCTGGGAAAACACCCGGCAGTTGAGAAGTACGACCTGTCCAGCTTGCGATTGATGAACTCTGGAGCGGCTCCGCTCACTCGGGAACTGGTTGAGGCTGTGTATTCGCGCATCAAGGTCGGCGTCAAACAGGGTTACGGGCTCAGCGAGACTAGTCCGACGACGCACACGCAACCGTGGGAAGAGTGGCGCGAGTCAATCGGCTCTGTCGGCCGACTCATGCCCAGCATGGAGGCCAAGTACATGACCATGCCCGAAGATGGCTCGGAGCCGCGCGAGGTCTCCGCTCCCGAGGTCGGCGAGCTCTACCTACGAGGCCCGAACATTTTCCTGGGATATCATAACAATCCCGCCGCGACGAAGGAGTGCCTGTCAGACGACGGCTGGTTCCGTACCGGAGATGTCGGGTACCAGGATGCCAAGGGCAACTTCTACATCACGGATCGGGTCAAGGAGCTGATCAAGTACAAGGGATTTCAAGTCCCacccgccgagctggaaggAATCCTCGTCGACAATGAGGCCATTGACGATGTTGCCGTCATCGGTGTGCAGAGTGACAGCCACGGGTCGGAGGTTCCAATGGCGTGTGCCGTCCGCAGCGCAAAAAGCAAGTCCTCTGGCGTCAGCGCCGAAGGTGAAGCTGCCAAAATCGCCAAGTGGTTGGAGGGCAAGGTTGCGCCGCACAAGCGTCTGCGTGGCGGCTTGCGTTGGGTAGAATCTATTCCCAAGAACCCAAGCGGTAAGATTTTGAGGAGAAAATTGAAGGAACAGTTCAAGGGCGCAGCCCTTAAGGCCAAACTGTAAGTTTTGCTATTTACATATTCAGATCTGTTGTATTTAAAATTAGACCGAATTGATTCGATGCATTTGTTCCATACCAAAAATAAGTACCTACCAACCTAAAGCCCTATACAATTTTCTCCAGCTAAGGGAAAAACCTCTTAACCATaccatcaacatcctccccTTCGACCgcatctttcttctcctttgcaACCTTCTCAACGGCTTGATCAACGGGCAAGTCCCCGTTAATAAGATCAATCCACCCCTCGACATCAGCCCTAGCAAGCAACTGATCCGCAACAATAGCAACATCCTCGCGGGTCACACTCCCCTTACCTTTGGTCCTACCCAGATCCACCATCCGCGTCGCGGGCTGATCAGTCAGAAACCCAGGACGCAGGTTAATAGCCTGGAACGGACGCGCCGACGTATCTGCCTTGCGCttcgccgccagcgcggTCATGTACTGATCGGCCTCAAGCTTGGCCTTCGCGTAGGTGGGCAGCACCTCTGTGTTGACCCGCATGGTATCCGCCCAGTCCTCGTCGGGAAACCAGGCTGGTTTCTTGACCCGGCTGCCAAGATAAGATATCATTAGGAACTTGCTCACGCAAGCGGAGGCGAAGGATGCGCCGAGGAAGTGCTTCGCTGCTTCTTGATCGATGGCGATTGTGGCTTCGGGGCCGCCTTTGCCGCCGGCTCCTGGGAGTTGTTAGCATTTCGTGCGTAACTGCGGGTATATGCATGTTTGAACCTACCAGCACTCCACACTACGTAATCTGGTTTAACGGCGTCCAGGATCTTCTGTGCGTCCGATGTACTCTTCACCTGGTCCAGGCTTGAGAGCATCACATCCAATTTGCCCTTGTGGCCTTTTCCCAACGCTAGTATCTCGTTCTCATGCTCCGGGTTGCGGACAACGCTAGTAACGTGCCATGCCCGGTTCAAAAGCAGCGGTGTCAAGCGGAGGGCCACCTTGCCGTGGCCGCCTAGTAGGAGGACTTGCATTTTGGAAGATgtgaggaagatgaaggaaaAGTGTGCAAGGAGAAAAAATTGACGAACTAACTGCTTTATCCCCTTGACGGCTACTAGTTATATCATCATTACCATGTCACAcggatggcggcggggccGGGCCAATGGCGTCATGAGCTGGCCCCCAAGGTTAATCACAACCGATAAATATGTAGATTGGCTCAAAGTTATCTAGACTAACACTCAATGCCATTAGGCACATTAGCACACTTATCACTCGCCTGCCCACCGCTCAaatcaacatcctcccacgTCCAGTCCGAACAACTCCCCTCTCCGCACAAGATATACACCGGCGCCGCATCGCTCTGCACGGAGCCACTGATTTTCTCGACAGTCAAGTCTGTAATCGGAATTCCCGTAGTCGGCGTGCCAGTCGGGCTGCCATTCTCATAGTCCTGCTCGATAACAATGCCCTCGTCCGAGATGTTGGACAAGCGGATGTTTGAAAACGTGACGCCAGACACGAGACCCGTCTGCTTGTAGTCGGTCTTGATGCGGATGCCGTTCTGCGAATTGACCACGGTGGACTTTTCGATCTTGACGTTCTCGACTTTGTTGTTCGAGCGCCCACCTACAGACCCGATGGAGAGCCCATGTCCGCCAGAGCAGTAGGCGCCTGTGAACAAAATATCCTATATCCTATTAGCGATGCTCTTCTTATATAATGCAGAGAGACTATACCGAGCCAGAGTTCACAGCAAGACAATCGTCCTGGTTATGGACATTCGCTTTCCTTATGGTAACGTGGGTAGAATCTCCGACATCAAAGGCATCGGTATTGTGGGCACTAAGGTCATCGCCGTCGGAGTCGTCGATCGTGATATGGGTCAGGAGCAGATGGTTCGATTCAATGCTGAACGCCTGTACGGGCGTATTCTTCACATTCAGCCCGGCGATGAGCGAGTTGTCCAGACCATGCGCGTAGAAGAACTTTGGCTTCGTCTTCCCTCCATTCGTGCCCTGgccatcccaccaccgctctccgccgccgttgatgatgtgGTTCGTGGTGCCGAGGACGACTATGTTCGAGCCCGACACGCGGATTAACGGGCCGTCCCACTCCTTATAACCGAAGCTGGTTTCGCCTGCGAAGACAACCTTGGTCTTGGGCTCCAAGTCCGACAAGTCCAGCGTTTCTCCGGCGGGAACATGGATGTCTTCCAAAACgatgctggagcaggacttCTTGCCAGCGATGGCGCTGGCCGCAGAAGTAAACGTGCAATCCGTCCTTTTTTGAACAGGTGTCGGGAGTGCAGCGACTAACGATATGCCAATGACCAGCATCGACAGGAAAATCATTTCAAAGGAAAACGAGGGTCTGGTCAACAGACCcgagaaacaagaaagaaacGAATGTTGAAAAGAACGGCGGGGTATTACCCTCAACGCGAAAGGGAACAAAAAAGAACGACTCGATTACTGTGGAGCTGAATaaccaagaccaagcccgGCGGTGGATAGCCTATATACTGTACTTGGACACCAGCTGACAAGCGCCGCACCAGTCATCGTGAAACAATACCAAGGCTGACTTTTTCCCGCCTCTCACCCGTTCCCCTGCACATCGACGTGGACCTGTCAACCCGAACCAGCGTATTATGTATccatccttcctctttctttcctttgtttGTCAACCCATTAATTACTAACCTACAATTCACCGCAGAAATAATTGTGCGTACAACGGGGTCCGCCGCACAAAAGGCTATTTTCAGCGATCGCCGGCGTTCTTTTGGAGAGGGATCAAACTGTTTCAGTTCTAGACCTCCGCCCGCTGGCCAATGAGTACGCTAAGATGCACAGCACCGTTACCTATGTGGGGGGGACTAGCGGGAGAGTTGGTTTCACCACTCAACTTCAAACTGGTCACTTTGAGGGATGTAGGTCAGTTGGTATGTTCCAAATTAACTATGATGCTACCACGGGTGAATAATAATGCCTTGATCTTAGCTACCCGAGTATGCTAAAATTAGTGTCTTCGGTCATGCCCTACAATTGAAAGGCTTAGCCCGTTAGTAGTTCACTTTATAAACCTGGCTTATTATTCATTAATCTATCACACTCCATGTGACTTTTCTGTTTGATCAGAAGTTTGAACACCTTCCGAAGCATCCTCTAGCGACCGTTGTAACTGCCAGCTACTTGCTGCTGTTATTCCCGCTGTGCCTAATTCTGCTCTCGTGTGCAAAGTTATCTTCATCAAATTCTAGTAACGAGCAAGTCGTCACCCATCAACAAGGATAGAAGGATAAAGTTGctgaagagggaagaaggaagaggtgTATTTTATAGTTTTAAAGGAAAGCGCTCTCCATGCGTTCAGGCATTGACGGATGTGTATGTACTCTAGAGTTGCATTTGTGTGAAACCTAATAGTAGACCGGAGAGTTCCTGCCTAAAGATGACTGGCATGATTCAACCACCAGCCCAGCTCGACCCCTAACATTGCTTCCTGATCATACATCACCAGGTGCCCCGCGTCTTCAATTAGTACCACACGCTCAGCATTCAACTTCTCCTTCAAGCGCTCCGCCGTTTCCACAGGAATCCATCGGTCCTCTTTTCCCCAGATGATCTGCACCGGTATCTTCTCTCCTACCCCTGAGTACTGAGCCTCGACCTCTTCAGTGCTACGGCTATTAGCTTGAATCATTTGTCGCACGAAcccccttcttccttcgtCAGAAGAGATCCACGGattcttcaacatctccatcgTCTGTTTCCCCAGGTCCTTGTGGGCTGCATCGCGGATATATGcttccaccaccccctcAAACACTGGCCCGGTCAACGCATTGAACACTCCCTCGTTTTCAGCCACTAATTTAAACAACGGCTGACAGAACGGCCCTAGCGCAACCACATCTATCAAGCACAGACTCGCATAGTCACAGCCATGTAAGATATTAGCCCGTAAGCTCATTAAGCCGCCATGGTCATGCGCAACCACATGGGGCTTCTGCCGCCAATCTAGCGACCAAAATTTAAAGAGCGCAGCAAACACCTCTGTCTGAAGTGCGAGTTCTGCATCTAGAGCGGCTTTCTTGTCGATCGTCTCCTCTTTGTCGTCAAGCGGCTTGCCAAGGGGGCTGTCGCCGAAACCTGGATTGTCGAAGAGGTAGACATGGAAGTATTTGGCAAACGATCGGGCATAGGTATTCCAGACCCGTGAAGACCATGGGGTACCATGCACAAATATCAGAGGTGGTAATTTAGGATCACCAAGAGATGCCCAGCGGATATGATACTCGTGGGTAGCAGTGCAGTGGTGAAAGGTTTGGGTGAGGTCGGTGGTAGATGATGGTGAGGACATTTTGTTTTTCTCGATATGGATTTGCGGATCCAGTTAAGCTGAAGGAGAAATAATTAATCGATATGTATTCTACAAGTGCATCTCCGCCTTTTATTTTACCTTCTGAGAGGATTCGGTTCTAAGGTGACGAATTCTTGTTTCCGAATTGACCAATTAGCGTTAAGTTGGGGTAGATTACAAAGTGCAGTTATATGGCTAACTATGGTACCTAACACACGGTTGGACGAGTATGACAAGTCTTGGCATTAGAGTTCGAGAAACAATCGAAGGGTGCACGTGGTGTCGCCAGTTTCGTGACATCCTGTATGCAAAGGGCGAGGTTGTTGTAGAGTTCCCAATTTTCAGGAATAGACTATTTGACGTGGCTGGCAATGTAGATGCGCACCTTTATGCGGGCTTATGTTTGTCTCTGCCATTTATAGACGTATTATCAGTCCATACCCAAGTCGTGCTTGTTATAGGCAACGCTTCTTTCCATCATTCGGACCGAATCAAGCAGTCATGTTTTGATGCGGGAGTCAAATTACTATATCTGCCGCCTTTATTTCCGGATTTTAACTCTATCGAGGAGTTCTTTGCGGGGCTTAAGGCTTACATCAGAAAACTTGGTCAGCGTTTGAAGAGAATCCAGATTAAGGGTTTCATGCCTTCCCTCGACTATCTAACCGGCTTCTCGCGAGGGAGTGTCACATGACCAATCATGTAATCTCAACATGGTGCAAATCCCCGGATATCTTAATGTTCCTACCacacccccccccccccccccccctcccttGGGAAATCATGTCTTCCCATTAAAGTAGGGCCGAGGATCCAATGTCCATTTCAAGCTGTTAGGAACAACAATATTTTCAGCATCAATCTCACCTTAATACCTATGTATTCACCCCAACTTCAGCCTATTTATAGTCCTCAAAGATTATGACCTTCCACCAAAGAGAATTCATCAAcccgcctcgtccaccaccaccaggaACACCAATCTGGTCGCCCATCGCAAAGCCGTGGTATTCCGTGGGCGCCGGAATATGGGCACTGATGCTAAACGGCTCAGGCGAGGATAATTCCACGCTACAGTGGTGGGAACCGCACGTCACTACAGACCCCAGTCGAATAATCACGCACACCTTCACCGAGGAGGTGTGTTTTCTCCAGGGTGGTCTAGAGGATCTGAGACTAGGCCAATCGTGGGGCGTTGGTGCGTACGCGTATCGCAAGCCTGGAATGGAGCATGGGCCTTACCGGGCGTCGGAAGAGGGGTGTTTGATGTTTGTGAAGGTTTCTCCCCATCAAACTGAATGAGATTGGTATGAGAATcaagggaagagaagataTCTGTTGGTGGTTTAGTATGTGTTAGGGAGTGATATAGGAATGACTAGAGTTATGTTTTTATGCCAATTGGGGGTTTGTCTAAATACACCGTAGCTCAACTGCACCGAGAGTAAAAACCAAGAAAGAAGTAGAATGGATATATTCTAGATGCAGGTGGAGCAATTTAATGTCTCACTCGAACTTCGCATGAACAGAGAGCCATCAGGGTTTTCGAACGTTGTTATCCGGGTATGGGCATATTACATACGACCCACATTCACCATCGGAGTACCTGAGGGCGGGGTATACGAGAGAGTTCTTTACCACAAATCAGGCAGTCAAATCGATAAGTCTCATTATCGTCAACAGAAATATAGGTCATCCTCACAGGATATCTAGAAGATGCGGCTGAGCCGACTAGTGAAATCATTGTGGCATCATGTGATTTGCGTTTGAAAGGGCCTCTCTGTTTCGGATATGGAAGGCAATAACGGTCGCGACTTTCATTTGAGGATTGAAAGCATGTCTGCAGGATGAACATGTTTGGCTTTTTAGGTAGTCCCTGAATCTGCTTGGTTTCATTTTCATAAGCATTGTGCGTCTCTCAATAGGACAACAATCAATTCTGTAGTTAAACAGTCATCGAGATCGGACCACAGACAACAATAGCCTTCAAGAACTGAATTCGTCCTAAACCTGTAAATCTGAACACATCTGCGGAGTTGAGACTTTTCTTCAACTCATGCGAAGGGTGTCCGAGCGTTTCGGCCAGGCTTAGATCGGTGTAATCTGCGAGAAAGCCTCCCAATATATATTTGAGGGATCGGGTTATCTGTCCCGACACACGGTCTAGAATTACACAGTGTTCGGAATAGATTAATTAATCAGATGCCAGCATATGTACAACATCCTTAGTCGCGCAGCCCTATTTCACTTTCTCTGGAGAGCGCTGGGCACCAAAGATACTTGACCGAGTGCTGAAACAACAGTCAAGTGGAAACCAACAACACGAGGCAGAAAAGTGCCGGGACTAGATCCCATCCACTTAGCTCCCCGTTCGGCCCCAATAGTTCCTGTGATTTCTTAGCCGGGTTCGTGCTGGATCTGTACCAAGATCTGCGACCGATTTACCTCCTCAATAAATGCCTACGATCGATTGCCCCCGAAGCCGATCGCAGCTTACAACTTGACCTGTGTGAAGAACAGCACACACTGACTGTACGGTACAGTAACTATAACTAAGACAGGTTGAGGCCGGTGGGCACTAACTGTGCGCTCCACTCCCGTTGAGATGCGGAAAAGCGTCCCGTTTTTGCCCCTCAATTCTCGTCCAATAATTATATATTGCTTAATCTAGCAAGTGTGATCAAATAAAAAGCAAGATCTGTCGTACCAGATGCACGCACCTGATGTATGACAATGTACAGACCATGAGATGCCTGATTCCTTGATTTGGACTGCACTATTTAAGACTAGTCCAGGGGCAAGACCAACACTACGCCCGTCGGAGCAAGCGAGTCAGTCCACTCTGGGTCCTCAACAACGGCTGTAAGCCCACACAGCGCACCCC carries:
- a CDS encoding uncharacterized protein (ID:PFLUO_003800-T1.cds;~source:funannotate), with the protein product MQVLLLGGHGKVALRLTPLLLNRAWHVTSVVRNPEHENEILALGKGHKGKLDVMLSSLDQVKSTSDAQKILDAVKPDYVVWSAGAGGKGGPEATIAIDQEAAKHFLGASFASACVSKFLMISYLGSRVKKPAWFPDEDWADTMRVNTEVLPTYAKAKLEADQYMTALAAKRKADTSARPFQAINLRPGFLTDQPATRMVDLGRTKGKGSVTREDVAIVADQLLARADVEGWIDLINGDLPVDQAVEKVAKEKKDAVEGEDVDGMVKRFFP
- a CDS encoding uncharacterized protein (ID:PFLUO_003801-T1.cds;~source:funannotate), whose protein sequence is MIFLSMLVIGISLVAALPTPVQKRTDCTFTSAASAIAGKKSCSSIVLEDIHVPAGETLDLSDLEPKTKVVFAGETSFGYKEWDGPLIRVSGSNIVVLGTTNHIINGGGERWWDGQGTNGGKTKPKFFYAHGLDNSLIAGLNVKNTPVQAFSIESNHLLLTHITIDDSDGDDLSAHNTDAFDVGDSTHVTIRKANVHNQDDCLAVNSGSDILFTGAYCSGGHGLSIGSVGGRSNNKVENVKIEKSTVVNSQNGIRIKTDYKQTGLVSGVTFSNIRLSNISDEGIVIEQDYENGSPTGTPTTGIPITDLTVEKISGSVQSDAAPVYILCGEGSCSDWTWEDVDLSGGQASDKCANVPNGIEC
- a CDS encoding uncharacterized protein (ID:PFLUO_003802-T1.cds;~source:funannotate), whose amino-acid sequence is MSSPSSTTDLTQTFHHCTATHEYHIRWASLGDPKLPPLIFVHGTPWSSRVWNTYARSFAKYFHVYLFDNPGFGDSPLGKPLDDKEETIDKKAALDAELALQTEVFAALFKFWSLDWRQKPHVVAHDHGGLMSLRANILHGCDYASLCLIDVVALGPFCQPLFKLVAENEGVFNALTGPVFEGVVEAYIRDAAHKDLGKQTMEMLKNPWISSDEGRRGFVRQMIQANSRSTEEVEAQYSGVGEKIPVQIIWGKEDRWIPVETAERLKEKLNAERVVLIEDAGHLVMYDQEAMLGVELGWWLNHASHL